From the Aphelocoma coerulescens isolate FSJ_1873_10779 chromosome 10, UR_Acoe_1.0, whole genome shotgun sequence genome, one window contains:
- the CD276 gene encoding CD276 antigen isoform X2 — translation MLFPLLVLALGLAGAVEIQVPEEPVVALFGHDATLRCSFSPDANFSVAELSLIWQLTDTKRLVHGFSGGRDRLQDQGRGYANRTALFYDQLARGNVSLLLRRVRIADEGSFTCFVRVRDHSSAAVTLQVAAPYSKPSVHLEPSKDLKPGDVAMVANEEGLFEVRSVLRVLVEPSVTYSCLVLNAVLRQHGHASVTITGRALPFPAAALWVTAALAACVLALLALLAFVCHRRLRGSCRERRAGPEEREEEGEEPKPALQLLENAESREDPEPELH, via the exons ATGCTCTTCCCGCTGCTCGTCCTGGCACTCGGCCTGGCAG GTGCCGTGGAGATCCAGGTCCCGGAGGAGCCGGTGGTGGCCCTGTTCGGCCACGATGCCACCCTGCGCTGCTCCTTCTCGCCCGACGCCAACTTCAGCGTGGCGGAGCTGAGCCTGATCTGGCAGCTGACGGACACCAAGCGCCTGGTGCACGGCTTCTCCGGCGGCCGCGACCGCCTGCAGGACCAGGGCCGCGGCTACGCCAACCGCACGGCGCTCTTCTACGACCAGCTGGCGCGGGGCAacgtgtccctgctgctgcgGCGCGTGCGCATCGCCGACGAGGGCAGCTTCACCTGCTTCGTGCGTGTGCGCGACCACAGCAGCGCCGCCGTCACCCTGCAGGTGGCAG CTCCCTACTCCAAGCCCAGCGTGCACCTGGAGCCCAGCAAGGACCTGAAGCCGGGCGACGTGGCCATG GTGGCCAACGAGGAGGGGCTGTTCGAGGTGCGCAGCGTCCTGCGCGTGCTGGTGGAGCCCAGCGTCACCTACTCGTGCCTGGTGCTCAACGCCGTGCTGCGGCAGCACGGGCACGCCTCCGTCACCATCACCG GCCGGGCTCTGCCCTTCCCCGCCGCGGCTCTCTGGGTGACGGCGGCTCTGGCCGCCTGcgtgctggccctgctggccctgctggcctTCGTGTGCCACCGCCGCCTGCGGGGCAGCTGCCGGGAGCGGCGCGCAG GGCctgaggagcgggaggaggagggcgAGGAGCCCAAGCCAG ctctgcagctgctggaaaacGCGGAGAGCAGAGAGG ATCCGGAGCCGGAGCTGCATTGA
- the CD276 gene encoding CD276 antigen isoform X1, translated as MLFPLLVLALGLAGAVEIQVPEEPVVALFGHDATLRCSFSPDANFSVAELSLIWQLTDTKRLVHGFSGGRDRLQDQGRGYANRTALFYDQLARGNVSLLLRRVRIADEGSFTCFVRVRDHSSAAVTLQVAAPYSKPSVHLEPSKDLKPGDVAMVTCQASRGYPEASVLWQDGRGANLTANVTTWQVANEEGLFEVRSVLRVLVEPSVTYSCLVLNAVLRQHGHASVTITGRALPFPAAALWVTAALAACVLALLALLAFVCHRRLRGSCRERRAGPEEREEEGEEPKPALQLLENAESREDPEPELH; from the exons ATGCTCTTCCCGCTGCTCGTCCTGGCACTCGGCCTGGCAG GTGCCGTGGAGATCCAGGTCCCGGAGGAGCCGGTGGTGGCCCTGTTCGGCCACGATGCCACCCTGCGCTGCTCCTTCTCGCCCGACGCCAACTTCAGCGTGGCGGAGCTGAGCCTGATCTGGCAGCTGACGGACACCAAGCGCCTGGTGCACGGCTTCTCCGGCGGCCGCGACCGCCTGCAGGACCAGGGCCGCGGCTACGCCAACCGCACGGCGCTCTTCTACGACCAGCTGGCGCGGGGCAacgtgtccctgctgctgcgGCGCGTGCGCATCGCCGACGAGGGCAGCTTCACCTGCTTCGTGCGTGTGCGCGACCACAGCAGCGCCGCCGTCACCCTGCAGGTGGCAG CTCCCTACTCCAAGCCCAGCGTGCACCTGGAGCCCAGCAAGGACCTGAAGCCGGGCGACGTGGCCATGGTGACGTGCCAGGCGTCCCGCGGCTACCCCGAGGCCAGCGTGCTGTGGCAGGACGGCCGGGGCGCCAACCTGACGGCCAACGTCACCACGTGGCAGGTGGCCAACGAGGAGGGGCTGTTCGAGGTGCGCAGCGTCCTGCGCGTGCTGGTGGAGCCCAGCGTCACCTACTCGTGCCTGGTGCTCAACGCCGTGCTGCGGCAGCACGGGCACGCCTCCGTCACCATCACCG GCCGGGCTCTGCCCTTCCCCGCCGCGGCTCTCTGGGTGACGGCGGCTCTGGCCGCCTGcgtgctggccctgctggccctgctggcctTCGTGTGCCACCGCCGCCTGCGGGGCAGCTGCCGGGAGCGGCGCGCAG GGCctgaggagcgggaggaggagggcgAGGAGCCCAAGCCAG ctctgcagctgctggaaaacGCGGAGAGCAGAGAGG ATCCGGAGCCGGAGCTGCATTGA